A single region of the Palaemon carinicauda isolate YSFRI2023 chromosome 17, ASM3689809v2, whole genome shotgun sequence genome encodes:
- the LOC137656150 gene encoding venom protease-like, giving the protein MDNSSSPVLLEVGMTTVTVEECKKKYPHPQDISDKMICTVSNNQAPGISCRGDSGGPLMYQQKTFTEQIGIVSFGIEGCGPSYPDVYVRVTSYLDWIRTHMDLA; this is encoded by the exons ATGGATAACTCGTCCTCACCTGTTCTCCTAGAAGTTGGGATGACAACAGTGACGGTTGAAGAATGCAAGAAGAAATACCCTCATCCTCAAGACATCAGTGATAAGATGATATGTACTGTTTCCAACAACCAGGCACCAGGCATCAGTTGTAGG GGAGATTCGGGAGGGCCATTGATGTATCAACAGAAAACTTTTACGGAACAAATCGGAATAGTTTCCTTCGGTATTGAAGGTTGCGGTCCATCTTATCCAGACGTTTACGTACGAGTCACAA GTTACTTGGATTGGATCAGAACCCATATGGATTTGGCATGA